The following nucleotide sequence is from Triticum dicoccoides isolate Atlit2015 ecotype Zavitan chromosome 7B, WEW_v2.0, whole genome shotgun sequence.
tccaggttatgctcgttcgccgaatactcccgtgccaacaacgggagtttaccttgtgggagtttaatccggcgcagcaccgaactctgaataggcttttcgacatgactcatgaagatgcctggagggtgctattcaagggcgccgcggtccctccccccattactgaggatcgcggattcagcgcgaagcgccacgccagtgcggtaagttgttttacctcttacaggatatttgttttatatatatagattggctctatgcgggatctaaactcccgtaattttgacaggactggcagaagatggccggacagatcgactgtccggctcccttgcccgaaggccccgcagacgctcttctgacgaagatgctgactccggccccttataaggtgctggagaagaccaagaaggccaagggagctcgaaagagttcccgacgccaggcgtcgtcggactcaccgtccgatgactctgcggcgcactcttcccccgaagacgaggaaaaggaagaagaggctccgccgccgactgggggagacaagaaaaggaaggccgccccaactagggaggccgaagggtccaagaagggaaggatgctccttccggacagctctaccGCCACCGTCGAAAGAGAAGACGAGTGGTTGCTCAGgggcaagccccaggggagatcgtaagtgtttggataccaaagtaacccataggattcctttgtcgcattgctttccctaacatTGAACTCAATTgtacaggccgccccgagccaatatcgatgtatcctcggacggctccctgggctcgtcagacatggatagcgatccggtcccgaccgccacctcccctcatccggccgacgacaccgaggtgctgtctcaagaggcaccggatcgaggggggacagtcccagaggcgcctcaaggtgaccttccggactccgggagctgaggggacggggtccccgagagctccgagttcggccctcggctgaacaccgtgccggaccctccaacggatctgagctcgggcaggcggtccccttctaaggagggtgagatgcctgtgccggtgacctctgcccacccagaggtgccggacactatgttggaagcgcttcgcagcgcttccatcgaggaggagcaccacactataatgagtgtggtgatccagaaggttcagtccgccaagagcggattgactgaagcctgtactagccttctaacaggcttcgaggtaagtgttttaaaatgtagtagaagtgttaccgcatagacagtagcccctgatgctttgttcggtgttcacaaagaaaagccgaacagaggatcaaataatatcacaggagtctaatataagtatgtcaatatgcatgtgcaggcttcgctgctagcgtccgccgcactaactgcggaggtcgccgtactgaaggaggccctcgaggggtcccggaaggagctcggccttgctaagaggcagctcaaggagaacaagggtaagtaataccccgtctgtagatgagaaaaaggacgcgattgctaaatgataggatcattgtatgtttgccaggggccacaactgaggtggcgaccctgaagcaagtgttgtcccaggccgaagaaaaggtggcccaggagcgcaccgagcgagagaggcatgaggctcgggtgggcgaggtgcagcaagagctccaggctctcgtgacaaagcacgaggcgttggagcttgacttgaagacgagagagtctgagcttgccgcggcccgtgagagcgtgAAGAGTGCCAAggacgaggcccagaaggcccttcaggagattgacgcgatgaagaagatagcggcgggtaaggctttctatatgcaaagcaagcatgcaacggtgaattaccgattacttacctgaatccggagatcttcaggagcattcgcagatttgccccgcagtgtgtccgatgccgcacaattctaccaggccgaggacggaagctcgacggagaagctgttctggtctcagtatgctgaggccgaacatacgctgccaatgagcgaccagctaaagcagatggccgagctacataaggcggccgatcaggccatgaagggcttcatagtccggttgtggcctggcgacgcccttccgaacagcttcttcggcctggtgaggcggcttgtggatgcctgtccacggctggaggtcgtcaagcgatccgtctacattgaaggtgcacgccgggcctttgcccgtgtaaaaacacagtgggtcaagctagatgacgtgaagctgatcaaggaggggccgtcggagggcaaggagcaccgccaccccgagatgtactacgagggtgttctgccgggcgcccgtcttatcgtggatgagtgttcgcaaaatgtaatatttgaatgagacttgctcgttctgTCCTgtgtgtatgaaaacttgtatcgtattcgctatgcaacgcttgtgtgaatttaaaatattaccttttgtttggttgtttatccaatctgagagatggctagtcctcggcttctgcccccatgccatgagtgccggggtgttcgggataaacctgagcattcttattcccatgattgggtccttcgagggaggtgctcagcacaacaaacatggcaaccggactaatgatgctttatcactctcacttagccatagaattctataattttaaatttcggcgaagcccctggtattcggaagaccgaactcGGGGCGCGATACAAGCCTAtaagccggacggagccggaccctcgccctaagcgacataagtctttagggactcgaaaaacctcgccgaacaacgaccagtctctcgccttatcatgacagtcagttttagctttctctactgaggtgctcgacccggcaaaaccggggcacaatcgcagtagttctcctagcgctaccttagccgatagagcggaacgtaaggtaccaaaacataggagccgagcaaacccaacatttgaccaaagacatgattcggagctgatgcatataatgctataagttcggggtgccgcacttgtggaagtgtttggacttttcacaccatattgtgggtacgtaagcccctggtgcattggccataccaaagtgtactgtTGCTAGGCgttattaatgaacacatagatatgtatatatataacaaaaatgcgataatagtcgtaatgtcatgtatTGTATATtgaaaaaattgcattaaagcagagtgatacagatagtataataagcaaaagagtaggactatgtcccttccaagggcaagctgaggaattataTCCACCTTGGAATTCCGTAGTTGTCAACCTCCTTGGTTgatgtatcatgtgttcggcaatagtgttgTCGGgaagtgtttccagagattgatgtcctgaaagaagaagaaaaataaccaaacgggaagcccctggtgcggtttaggccgcgttttggggcgtgccgtaattgtgcctccccctccccatctgtgcccatggtatttttaatgcgtaattatgtacgggcGGCACGAACAACGccattgggctgggattggggtggccgccgtattgctacgcgagctcagattgtGCCAGGCGGTttgtttgccgattgccccgagcgcgcttgaaggtgtccgggctttgaaacgccgaaccggtagattgccttgagagactgctttgcgcttctgccgcgagggccgcggtgtgctcctctgtttgaagagagcgctctgtgtttccattgactgtaataactccacgaggtcctagcatcttcagcttgaggtatgcataatgtggtaccgcattgaatctagcaaatgtggttcgtccgagcagtgcgtgataaccactacggaacgggactatatcgaagattaactcttcgcttcggaagttatccggggatccgaagaccacttccagtgtaattgagcctgtgcagtgggcctctatgcctggaatgacgcctttcaaggtcgtttttgtgggttttatccttgagggatctatacccattttgcgcactgtgtcctgataaagcagtttcaggctgctgccgccgtccataaggactcgagtgaggtgaaatccttcaatgattgggtctaggaccagtgcgacgaatccgccatgacggatactagtggggtggaagctgcgatcgaaggtgatcggacaggaggaccaagggttgaactttggggtgactggctccaacgcatatacgtccctgagcgcacgcttccgctacctcttggggatgtgggttgcgtatatcatgttcaccgtccgcactttctggggaaacctcttctgtcctccagtgtgcggctgccggggttattcctcgtcatcgctatgcggcccctggtccttgttttcggcaattaactttccggcctgcttgaacacccaacaattcctgttggtgtgattggctggcttgtctggggtgtcgtgtatttgacacgagcaatcgagtatacggtccaagctggacggacccggcgtactttgtttgaatggctttttccactgaccgggtttagagcctttgaatccggcattgactgtcgtatcctcagtactttcgccgataatgcggcgcttatgcttgttgcgacgtgacctgctattgccgtccttggtatctggagtaccatggttctttgatatgttattactgcgagccaaccagctttcttctcccgcacaaaagcgggtcatgagcgtcgtgagggctgccatagatttcggcttttcttgaccaaggtgtcgagctagccactcgtctcggatgttgtgcttgaaagccgctaaggcctccgcatccggacagtcgacgattagtccagaattgcctagccgactcttctggctactgaattatgtggctcaagtcatcggcatctggtggtcgcacataagtgccatgaaagttatcgaggaatgcgacttccagatcttctcaacagctaatggagtccgctggcaagctattaagccagtgtcgcgctggtcctttgagttttagtgggaggtacttgatggcgggtaagtcatcaccgtgggccatgtggatgtgtaggaggaagtcctcaatccataccgcggggtctgtagttccTTCGTATgactcaatgtttacaggtttgaaatcttctgggaattgatgttccatcacttcatctgtgaagcataaggggtgtgtggcgcctctatattgggctatatcgcgacgcggcTCGGATGGGTCCtgcccactgtgttcggcccgaccagatttgcttttactgtatccggcgtgacatttaTCGTCTCGTAGAGTGGTCCGCCCTCGTCATccttagatcgatcttgaatgctttgctttgtcctccaatatgtctcgcaggtctggcgtatctccacatgcctttttatttgaatggcgttggggtggaggctgagcttttggccagaatgcctctctatcgcggccacgaggtggccgatcagccgtttcatacgcttcttcctccagtcggggaagtaacctgcgccttggatagctcttggagggacgctcgagtttatattgctcggccgtgaggacttcagtccatttgtcagctagcagatcttgatcagtttgaagctgctgctgctttttctttaggctatttgtcgtggccataagcctgcgcttaaagcgctcttgttcgacgggatcctctggtacggtgaattcatcgtcgccgaggcttgcctcgtcttcgtagggggcatgtaattgtcattctCCTCCTCTCCGTTGGCCGCTCTCTcaagagagctggctccttcatcctcctgctctaaatcttgctagaggggttgttgttgtcttcggcgctatccagagtgttattatctcctgcgccggtatcaccacttttgctttggcgggacttagagcagagccgctgacatcggcgcttgggttgcttcttggaggggtcatcctcctctatcTCGTCgtcgttgccttcattgggtgtatccaccatgtatatgtcatacgacgaggtggctttccagtgccctataggtgctggttcatgttcgcctcctacatcgtcgtccataccgtcgatgtcttcggagtcgaagtcaagcatgtcggtcaaatcatcgacagtggctacaaagtgggtggtgggtgggcgtcaaatttcttcatcgtccgcatcccagtcctgttggccataatctggccagggctctcctgacaaagagagagcttagtgaattcagaatatcgccgaagggcgagtgctgaaagatatctgcagcggtgaattccatgatcggcgtccactcggattcgattggcatgggcacagatggttcggggtccggaagagagtccggcaccttggagtcacgggctgcgcacaggattatgctggtgttcggctcgatcgccgtcgagactgcagcccctgaggcggtgtctagccacccgtcctcaattggcgtagttggctccgagctaagggtcggagctggtgtgggcgcggcctctggagtaccgtccgatggaagagctaggtcatacccatcgagacagtgcggcgcgcccggctgtggctcgaatccgtcgaagatcaagtccccgcggatgtcggccgtgtagttcaaacttccaaatctgacctgatggctaggggtgtagctttcaatctgctccagatggccaagcaaattagcccgcactgcaaagccgccgaatacgaagatttgtccggggagaaaggtctcaccctggacggcatcgctatcgatgatagtaggagccatcaagcctaatgttgacgacacggaggaactctcaatgaaagcaccaatgtcggtgtcaaaaccggcggatctcgggtagggggtcccgaactgtgcgtctaggctggatggtaacaagaggcaagggacacaaagttttacccaggttcgggccctcttatggaggtaaaaccctacgtcctgcttgattgatattgatgatatgggtgttacaagagtagatctaccacgagatcaaagaggctaaaccctagaagctagcctatggtatgattgtatgttgtgattgttgtcctacggactaaaacccttcggtttatatagacaccggagagggttagggttacacagggtcggttacaaaggaggagatatccagatacgtattgcctagcttgcctaccacgccaagtagagtcccatccggacacgagacgaagtcttcaatcttgtatcttcatagtctaacagtccggccaatggagatagtccgactgtccggagaccccctaatctaggactcccacagTGTACAATGCTTGGACTCTCAGTTACCCAGCCATATTCACATACCCTCTAAATAGGACTACTTCGTACCATGTCCCTATCATGATCAAAATAGGGACTACCATACCTAATGACATATTTTCAGGTTTGAAAACCATTGGCTTCAACACTGTGATTTGAAGGATCTAGTGTCTAGAATTTGGACACAAGAAGTTCAGGAAACCGGCAGTGCTAAGATTATTGCAAACAAGCTGAAAAAACTGAGGAAAGGGATCAAACTATGGGCTAGAAATATATCAGATCTCAAGAAGATTATTGAGCACATAAACTTGATGATCTTTTCCTGTGACACTCTGGGGAAATTCATATCCTTAAGCACAGTTGAAATCAATGGTAGGGATGTAATCAAGAGACACCTGGAGAAGATCCTGGAACATGAAAAACTATATTGGAAACAGAGGGCTACCATCAGACTGATTAAGGTTGGTGAGGCTAATACCAAATATTTGCAGGCGAAAGCAACCATCATGTTCAGGGAGAACAACATTGCCAtgcttaaagatgaagatgttcatGAGCACCATTAACACCATGCTAAAGCCTCTATCCTCTATAGAGCTTTTAATGAGAGGATGGGCACTGCCACTGCTACGCAAAGCCAATTGCACCTGCATCACCTTTTGTTGCCTCATGATGATCTGTCTGTACTGGAAGCACCATTTACCAAAGAAGCGATTGGTAAGGTGATCAAAGAGATGCCTGCTGATAAATCACCAGTGCCAGATGGTTTTAATGCAGCTTTCATCAAGCATTATTGGGACATCATTGCATACGATTTCCCTAGGCTGATTTAGGATTCTCACCAATGAACAGTCAACTTGCAGAGCATCAATTACTCTTTCATCACCTTCATACCCAAAACAGACCCATCTTCTACACATGTTGAATTTAGACCCATCTCCCTCCTTAATTGCACCCTGAAGATCATCACTAAATTGCTGGCTAACAGATTACAGAAAGTAATACTCAAGTTGATACACAGAAACCAATATGGATTCCTTAACAAAAGGTGCATCCAGGATTGTTTAGGATGGGCCTATGAATGCTACGAAGAAAAAAAAGTGATAGACTAATTATATAATTAATCAAGTTTAGAAATTCCTTTGAAACACAAGCTATCAAGTTTACTTCATATTGCGAATCTCTTTCCTGCTTCTTCTCTCATAGTCTGCCAAAGCGTCTCCTTAAAAGTCTGCCATCTCATCCTAGTCGTACCATGGCTTGGAGacgtttttcaaatttatgaaactGGCGGTGCCTCGGTGGGGTTATCTGGATGGTGAGCACCGCTCGGCCTATTCGAACGTTGCCGCCTTCTCTTTTGTACAGCTTCCCTTCGATTGGCTCCACCAGTTTGTACCCGAGCCAGTGGCAGGGAGGTTTAAAGGATGGGAGGGGGCGTCTCTAAAAAAATGGGTCTGTCGGGGAGCTCTAGCGGTGAAGAAGCCATAATTCTATAAATTCCACTAATTCGTGAGATCGGGACAGGGGATCACGACCGTTCCACCAGTAGACGATCTTTTCCGGTGACTTGTGCTTACCATTGTTCTTCTATGCTCCCCCCCCCCTTTGTTGGTCGCTCTGTGCTCGGGTGTCAGTGTGAATCATGTTCGACGGGGTGGAAGCTCGGGGACAGTGCCGAGTGTCCCTTGTGTTGCTGCCCTTTGGATAGAGTTGAAGCAGCAGCGAGTTGTACTCGAAGCCAAGTTGAACAGATGGGCAATTGTAACATTTATTTCGATTTGTGTAATATAGAGTACATTTATTTAAATCAACGGTAAACCATTATATAAATCAGAATTTTCTCAACAGCGACCATTGAAACAACGTTGTAGTCGCACACAAATTGTTGCAGCGTGTAGAGAGTACATTTTTCCGCTAAGCTAAGCAATAAAGAGGTTTGTGATGTTGAGCTCAAGGCCAAGGCCACCGGTGAGGTTATACCCCAAGGATATGCAGCTCAGTTCCTCATCCTTCTCCCCAAACATCTCCATTCGAATGGCGTAAGCACCCTGCATCATATGCACGAGTGAGCAACCgggatgaatatatatatatatattaatattaTAATTAATTTAGAAACGCGAAATTAATTAATCTTACATTTGGGTCGGTTGATGGCATGTCTAGCTGGTGAGTAACCTCGAAGTCAGCAGTTGCGGGGCAGGAGGTCAGTGTACAGATGTCTTCCGCTTCAGAGTGAACATGGAAGGACCCACACGTAATAGCACTAACCAGCTTCCCCTGAGTGATGGTTTTATCTGGTACACATGGAAGGAGATGGAAAGGCATTACTGTGTGCATGGtctaactagctagctagcaaCTAGTACGTTACGTACTagcaaggaaataaataaaagcccAGGAGAAAGGTGGTTTACTGGTGGAAGCGTAGATGGTGAAGAAGTTTGGCTCGCCGCCGATGACTAGATCCGGCACCATCTTTACGCCGCTCACCCTCACCGGGTAGTCCTTGCCCTTATCTGCAAAAACAACCAAACAAGTTTCAGACGAAAATGTCACCTCCGTGGATGAGAACCCAATCCCAAAGTACGTAACTGCAAAAGACCAGGCTACTCACCGCAGAATTCGAAGGCGGTGAGGGAGGATGCCaacgtgaggaggaggaggagggagatgcacGCGGCGGAGGCAGCGAGGAGGCTCTGCTTGGTCGCCATGGTCGTGGATTGGACTTGGAGAGCTGAACAAGTCGTTTGGAGAGTTGTGCCTGCTGGGGTTTATTTATACTAATACATGTCGAGAGTCGGGGTTGCTCCAGCCGGGGGTGATATCAGATTGTTTTTTTCAGCCGTGCTCCCTCCCGTAATGATTACATGCACCTGTATTGAAATTATAAGGCAGGGGGAGACTCGGTGCTACATATGCGGCATGTCTTTATCTTTATCTTAGTTACCCAGCTAGCAAAATTacacgtgcgttgcaatgggaataCACTCTGAACATGTTGTCATGGCACTAAAATAAAATAAGGTAAAAGGATTTAAAGGGCGATGAGTTATGGAACCGAGGAAAGAAATTACTGCTTTTATTATTAGAAAAATAGTCAACAAACCCATGGATTTGCATACAATAGTTATTTAGATTCTATATTTTATCTCACATGCTTGTTAGTTAGGGAAACACAAAATATTGAAGTTTTTCTATAGATTAAAAATATTATAAAATTTGAATTCACCTATTAAATATTAGTATAAAATATGCAAAATTTGGTTTTATCTTCGATAAGAAGTACACATTGGATGCATAGTGATTATAGCGGAGAATTTTtcaagtatgacaaaaaaaatatgGTACTATAATATTTGAAAGAGAAGTTCCAAATTCACCAATCTATAACACTGATGCGACCTCATGCTCAGCCGATTTGTTGAATACATATAACCTTTAGATGGTGACATCTTACGATATGGTATCCTTGCAACTGAACCTCTAGTAAAAGAATAGAACCAGATGCATTCACGATTACCTAGCTAATAATTTGAATGTGCCAAAACCAATTTACAGCCTAATTAAACCACTCCACTACAGCAGATTGCAGTGCCATCCATGTGTAAAACCAATCGGGAGAGAATTATTCACCTCGGGGACAGCACGGAAGTAGTGCACATCGCCGCCGATGATCTGGAATGGTGTCCCTTCCTTCCACAAGGGTTCATCCAACAACTTGCCACTCATCCAACACCCTCCCACGTCCTACCTCTCTTTCCCAAAGAAAGACCCCAGTAAAACGGAAAATACCCAACCGCTCCGCTGAGCCAAACCGGACAAGCCACCACCCGGAGAGCTGCGCCTGGGCGGACACCGTGGCGTCGATCTGTGGGCTTGTCCGAGCAGGAGGAGCATGGAGAGGCGGCTCTGGGAGAGTGAACGTCCGGGGAGGCTGGCTCTGTGATCCTCCGGCGTGGCACTCGTCAGAGAATAGCGGCACTGTCCCTACGGCCGCGGATTCCCTCACATGGCAAGCCGCCGTCGGCATTCTGCACACCGTCACCTTCGCCGCCCTGGTGGCCGCATTCATCACATCCCTGCTGCTCGCTTCATCCTAAGATGGTTGCTCTTCTTCTAATTATTCTAGCTAATGCTATTTCtgctgtgtgtgttgtgcgtggcaTGTAAAATCTGTGCGTGTGGACAACAACTTTTCTTTGGTCCCATGCAATTAAATGGTGTGTTAGATCAATATGCATAATCCCTCTATAAATTGATAAAACGGAAAAGCTAAATTCCTATCGGCAGGAATTTAGCGACAGGCACGTACGATTCGTACGTCGTCCGATTCCTATCGCGTGGTCGTGCTCGACTCCGCGAGAAAAAGAAAGGGCGGCCAATCTGTGCATGTGGACAACATCTTTTCTTTGGTCCCATGTAATTAAATGGTGTGTTAGATCGATCTGCATACT
It contains:
- the LOC119336090 gene encoding MD-2-related lipid-recognition protein ROSY1-like, which codes for MATKQSLLAASAACISLLLLLTLASSLTAFEFCDKGKDYPVRVSGVKMVPDLVIGGEPNFFTIYASTNKTITQGKLVSAITCGSFHVHSEAEDICTLTSCPATADFEVTHQLDMPSTDPNGAYAIRMEMFGEKDEELSCISLGYNLTGGLGLELNITNLFIA